Proteins encoded together in one Streptomyces sp. NA04227 window:
- a CDS encoding hemolysin family protein, which yields MNTQLILGAVALVVVAWLAACAEAGLARTSSFRAEEALRSGRRGSAKLAQVAADPTRYLNVALLVRVACEMAAAALVTYACLEEFDRTWEALLVAIGVMVLVSYVAVGVSPRTIGRQHPLNTATAASYVLLPLARVMGPIPPLLILIGNALTPGKGFRRGPFASEAELRAMVDLAEKESLIEDEERRMVHSVFELGDTLVREVMVPRTDLVVVERYRTIRQALTLALRSGFSRMPVTGENEDDIVGVVYLKDLARKTHISRDAESELVSTAMRPASFVPDTKNAGDLLREMQQERNHVAVVIDEYGGTAGIVTIEDILEEIVGEITDEYDRELPPVEDLGEQRHRVTARLDIGDLGELYGLEAYDDEDVETVGGLLAKALGRVPIAGASAVVDLPDGRALRLTAEAAAGRRNKIATVVVEPVGADTETAAEEE from the coding sequence GTGAACACCCAGCTGATCCTCGGCGCGGTCGCGCTGGTGGTCGTGGCCTGGCTCGCCGCCTGTGCGGAGGCCGGTCTCGCCAGGACCTCCAGCTTCCGCGCCGAGGAGGCCCTGCGCAGCGGCCGCCGCGGCAGCGCCAAACTCGCCCAGGTCGCCGCCGACCCCACCCGCTATCTCAACGTCGCCCTGCTCGTCCGGGTGGCCTGCGAGATGGCCGCCGCCGCTCTGGTCACCTACGCCTGCCTGGAGGAGTTCGACCGGACCTGGGAGGCCCTGCTGGTCGCCATCGGCGTGATGGTGCTCGTCAGCTATGTCGCCGTCGGCGTCTCACCGCGCACCATCGGCCGCCAGCACCCGCTGAACACGGCCACCGCGGCGTCCTACGTACTGCTGCCGCTGGCCCGCGTCATGGGCCCGATCCCGCCGCTGCTCATCCTCATCGGCAACGCCCTGACCCCCGGAAAGGGCTTCAGGCGCGGCCCGTTCGCCTCCGAGGCCGAACTGCGCGCCATGGTCGACCTCGCCGAGAAGGAGTCGCTCATCGAGGACGAGGAGCGCCGCATGGTGCACTCCGTCTTCGAACTCGGCGACACCCTGGTACGCGAGGTGATGGTGCCGCGCACCGACCTCGTCGTGGTCGAGCGGTACCGGACGATCCGGCAGGCACTCACCCTGGCGCTGCGCTCCGGCTTCTCCCGGATGCCGGTGACCGGGGAGAACGAGGACGACATCGTCGGCGTCGTCTACCTCAAGGACCTGGCCCGCAAGACCCACATCAGCCGCGACGCGGAGTCCGAGCTGGTCTCCACCGCCATGCGCCCGGCCTCCTTCGTCCCCGACACCAAGAACGCCGGTGACCTGCTGCGCGAGATGCAGCAGGAACGCAACCACGTCGCCGTCGTCATCGACGAGTACGGCGGCACCGCGGGCATCGTCACCATCGAGGACATCCTCGAGGAGATCGTCGGCGAGATCACCGACGAGTACGACCGTGAACTCCCGCCCGTGGAGGACCTCGGCGAGCAGCGGCACCGTGTCACCGCCCGCCTCGACATCGGCGACCTCGGCGAGCTGTACGGCCTGGAGGCCTACGACGACGAGGACGTGGAAACCGTCGGCGGCCTGCTCGCCAAGGCGCTCGGCCGGGTGCCGATCGCGGGCGCGAGCGCGGTCGTCGACCTGCCCGACGGACGCGCACTGCGCCTGACCGCCGAGGCCGCGGCCGGACGCCGCAACAAGATCGCGACGGTCGTGGTGGAGCCCGTCGGCGCCGACACGGAAACCGCGGCCGAGGAAGAGTAG
- the ybeY gene encoding rRNA maturation RNase YbeY has product MSIDVNNESGTELDEQAVLDIARYALARMRIHPLSELSVIVVDTEAMEQLHMQWMDLPGPTDVMSFPMDELRPPAKDEDEPPQGLLGDIVLCPEVAERQGKEAPTQHSMDEELQLLTVHGVLHLLGYDHEAPDEKAEMFSLQAAIVDGWRAEKGLTGPSPAPTVS; this is encoded by the coding sequence ATGTCGATCGACGTCAACAACGAATCCGGTACCGAACTGGACGAACAGGCGGTGCTCGACATCGCCCGTTACGCCCTGGCCCGGATGCGTATCCACCCGCTCTCCGAGCTCTCGGTGATCGTGGTCGACACCGAGGCCATGGAGCAACTGCACATGCAGTGGATGGACCTGCCGGGTCCGACCGACGTCATGTCCTTCCCGATGGACGAACTCAGGCCGCCCGCCAAGGACGAGGACGAGCCGCCGCAGGGTCTCCTCGGCGACATCGTCCTGTGTCCCGAGGTCGCCGAACGGCAGGGCAAGGAAGCGCCGACGCAGCACTCCATGGACGAGGAGCTCCAGCTCCTGACCGTCCACGGAGTGCTGCACCTGCTCGGCTACGACCACGAAGCACCCGACGAGAAGGCGGAGATGTTCTCGCTGCAGGCGGCCATCGTCGACGGCTGGCGTGCCGAGAAGGGGCTGACCGGCCCCTCTCCGGCGCCCACGGTCTCCTGA
- a CDS encoding PhoH family protein yields the protein MTQSPTAHDPAQGPARAQFTVPAKHPMVTVLGSGDSLLRVIEKSFPGTDIHVRGNEISAVGDAHEVALVQRLFDEMMLVLRTGQPMTEDAVERSIAMLRASENGEQGAPEETPAEVLTQNILSSRGRTIRPKTLNQKRYVDAIDKHTVVFGIGPAGTGKTYLAMAKAVQALQSKQVNRIILTRPAVEAGERLGFLPGTLYEKIDPYLRPLYDALHDMLDPDSIPRLMAAGTIEVAPLAYMRGRTLNDAFIILDEAQNTNPEQMKMFLTRLGFESKIVITGDVTQIDLPSGTKSGLRQVQDILEGVDDVHFSRLTSHDVVRHRLVGRIVDAYERYDNENGTPGGTQSRRNGK from the coding sequence ATGACCCAATCACCCACAGCTCACGACCCCGCGCAGGGACCGGCGCGAGCCCAGTTCACCGTTCCGGCCAAGCACCCGATGGTCACGGTGCTCGGATCCGGCGACTCCCTTCTGCGCGTGATCGAGAAGTCCTTTCCCGGCACGGACATCCACGTCCGCGGGAACGAGATCAGCGCCGTCGGCGATGCCCACGAAGTCGCCTTGGTGCAGCGCCTGTTCGACGAGATGATGCTGGTGCTCCGCACCGGGCAGCCGATGACGGAGGACGCGGTGGAACGCTCCATCGCCATGCTCAGGGCGAGCGAGAACGGCGAACAGGGCGCTCCGGAGGAGACCCCCGCCGAGGTGCTCACGCAGAACATCCTCTCCTCGCGCGGGCGCACCATCCGCCCCAAGACCCTCAACCAGAAGCGCTATGTCGACGCCATCGACAAGCACACCGTCGTCTTCGGCATCGGCCCCGCGGGCACCGGCAAGACCTATCTCGCCATGGCCAAGGCGGTCCAGGCCCTGCAGTCCAAGCAGGTCAACCGGATCATCCTGACCCGCCCCGCGGTGGAGGCCGGTGAGCGCCTCGGCTTCCTGCCCGGCACGCTCTACGAGAAGATCGACCCCTACCTGCGCCCGCTCTACGACGCGCTGCACGACATGCTCGACCCGGACTCCATCCCCCGGCTCATGGCGGCGGGCACCATCGAGGTGGCACCGCTGGCGTACATGCGCGGACGCACGCTCAACGACGCCTTCATCATTCTCGACGAGGCGCAGAACACCAATCCCGAGCAGATGAAGATGTTCCTGACCCGGCTCGGTTTCGAGTCCAAGATCGTGATCACCGGTGACGTGACGCAGATCGACCTGCCGAGCGGCACCAAGAGCGGTCTGCGCCAGGTCCAGGACATCCTCGAAGGCGTGGACGACGTCCACTTCTCACGTCTCACCTCCCACGACGTCGTACGCCACCGTCTGGTGGGCCGTATCGTCGACGCCTACGAGAGGTACGACAACGAGAACGGCACGCCGGGCGGCACCCAGTCCCGGCGCAACGGGAAGTAG
- a CDS encoding carbohydrate kinase family protein — translation MPEDPSCDVYLTGTVFLDIIFTGLDSAPVRGTESWARGMGSSPGGVANMATALARLGLHTTLAAAFGDDHYGDYCWDALADGEGIDLAPSRRVRGWHSPVTVSMAYEGERTMVSHGHEPPPEEPAPHCPPRARAAVASLPGGEPAPWIAEAARHGTRVFGDVGWDDTGRWDLAALTGLEHCEAFLPNAEEAMRYTRADSPEQAAHRLAERVRLAVVTLGSEGAYAVDAGTGETARVPAIAVEALDPTGAGDVFVAGFLTGTLADWPLADRLAFAGLTAALSVQEFGGSLSAPGWEEVAAWWRRVRSVSGQHPAALDRYAFLDDLLPTRCGRPWPLRRAVPTIGFGGGD, via the coding sequence ATGCCCGAGGACCCGTCCTGCGACGTGTACCTGACCGGCACGGTCTTTCTCGACATCATCTTCACCGGCCTGGACAGCGCCCCCGTACGCGGCACCGAGTCCTGGGCGCGCGGCATGGGCTCGAGCCCCGGCGGCGTGGCCAACATGGCCACCGCCCTGGCCCGCCTCGGCCTGCACACCACCCTGGCCGCCGCCTTCGGCGACGACCACTACGGCGACTACTGCTGGGACGCGCTCGCCGACGGCGAGGGCATCGACCTCGCCCCCTCACGGCGGGTGCGCGGCTGGCACTCCCCGGTCACCGTCTCCATGGCCTACGAGGGCGAACGCACCATGGTGTCCCACGGCCACGAACCGCCGCCGGAGGAACCCGCCCCGCACTGCCCGCCGCGCGCCCGCGCCGCCGTCGCCTCACTGCCCGGCGGCGAACCGGCACCATGGATCGCCGAGGCCGCCCGCCACGGCACCCGCGTCTTCGGGGACGTCGGCTGGGACGACACCGGCCGCTGGGATCTGGCCGCGCTCACCGGACTCGAACACTGCGAGGCCTTCCTCCCCAACGCCGAGGAGGCCATGCGCTACACCCGCGCGGACAGCCCCGAACAGGCCGCGCACCGCCTCGCCGAACGCGTCCGGCTGGCCGTCGTGACTCTCGGCTCCGAAGGCGCGTACGCCGTCGACGCGGGCACCGGCGAGACCGCCAGGGTCCCCGCGATCGCCGTGGAGGCCCTGGACCCGACCGGCGCGGGCGACGTGTTCGTGGCCGGATTCCTCACCGGCACCCTCGCCGACTGGCCGCTCGCCGACCGGCTCGCCTTCGCCGGGCTCACGGCCGCGCTGTCCGTGCAGGAATTCGGCGGCTCGCTGTCCGCGCCCGGCTGGGAGGAGGTGGCCGCCTGGTGGCGGCGCGTCCGCTCGGTCTCCGGTCAGCACCCGGCCGCCCTGGACCGCTACGCCTTCCTGGACGACCTGCTGCCGACCCGGTGCGGCCGCCCCTGGCCGCTGCGCCGCGCGGTGCCGACCATCGGCTTCGGCGGGGGCGACTGA
- a CDS encoding 6-phospho-beta-glucosidase — translation MRLTILGGGGFRVPLVYRALAGSEVSRVTLYDTDPRRIGVIRSVLGGLPPGPEVRVANDLDEAVRDADFVFSAIRVGGTAGRVRDESVPLAEGVLGQETVGAGGVLYGLRTIPVALRIAERVAALAPRAWVINFTNPAGMVTQAMASVLGDRVIGICDSPVGLVRRAARAAGADPATVSYDYVGLNHLGWLRSLRDERGRELLPGLLADEGALGSFEEGRLFGAPWLRALGSLPNEYLHYYYFRRETLAAVRTVEETRGAFLDHQQGDFFARAEREPERAYELWEATRLGREETYMAESRAATGGWQRDSCDLDGGGYDQVALALMRAIAEDRRTRLILNVRNGATDPVLPALDAEAIVETVCEVGADGVRTLPAAPLGPAELGLVLQLKAVETATVEAALFKEREAALRALALHPLVDSPAVAARILERAAAAHA, via the coding sequence ATGAGGCTGACGATTCTCGGCGGTGGCGGATTCCGTGTGCCCCTGGTCTACCGGGCGCTGGCGGGCAGCGAGGTGTCCCGGGTGACGCTGTACGACACCGATCCGCGCCGGATCGGTGTGATCCGCTCGGTGCTCGGCGGGCTGCCGCCGGGGCCGGAGGTACGGGTGGCGAACGACCTCGACGAGGCCGTGCGGGACGCCGACTTCGTGTTCTCCGCGATCCGGGTGGGCGGCACCGCGGGGCGGGTGCGCGACGAGTCGGTTCCGCTCGCGGAGGGGGTGCTCGGCCAGGAGACGGTCGGGGCGGGCGGGGTGCTGTACGGGCTGCGCACGATTCCGGTGGCGCTGCGGATCGCCGAGCGGGTGGCCGCGCTCGCGCCCCGGGCCTGGGTCATCAACTTCACCAATCCGGCGGGGATGGTGACGCAGGCGATGGCCTCGGTGCTCGGCGACCGTGTGATCGGCATCTGCGATTCGCCGGTGGGCCTGGTGCGCAGGGCGGCGCGCGCCGCGGGGGCGGATCCGGCCACGGTCTCGTACGACTATGTCGGGCTCAACCACCTCGGCTGGCTGCGGTCGTTGCGCGACGAACGGGGGCGGGAGCTGCTGCCCGGGCTGCTGGCCGACGAGGGCGCGCTCGGCTCCTTCGAGGAGGGCAGGCTGTTCGGCGCCCCGTGGCTACGCGCGCTCGGTTCGCTGCCCAACGAGTACCTGCACTACTACTACTTCCGCCGCGAGACGCTGGCCGCGGTGCGCACGGTCGAGGAGACGCGCGGAGCCTTCCTCGACCATCAGCAGGGGGACTTCTTCGCGCGCGCCGAGCGTGAGCCGGAGCGTGCGTACGAGCTGTGGGAGGCCACCCGGCTCGGCCGGGAGGAGACGTACATGGCCGAGAGCCGGGCGGCCACCGGCGGCTGGCAGCGCGACAGTTGCGACCTCGACGGGGGCGGCTACGACCAGGTCGCGCTCGCCCTGATGCGGGCCATCGCCGAGGACCGACGGACGCGGCTGATCCTCAATGTGCGCAACGGCGCGACGGACCCGGTGCTGCCCGCGCTCGACGCGGAGGCGATCGTCGAGACCGTGTGCGAGGTGGGGGCGGACGGCGTGCGGACGCTGCCCGCAGCGCCGTTGGGGCCCGCCGAGCTGGGTCTCGTGCTCCAGCTGAAGGCGGTCGAGACGGCGACCGTGGAGGCCGCCCTGTTCAAGGAGCGCGAGGCGGCGCTGCGCGCGCTGGCCCTGCATCCGCTGGTGGACTCACCCGCCGTGGCCGCGCGGATCCTGGAGCGGGCGGCAGCCGCGCACGCCTGA
- a CDS encoding MFS transporter, producing MSSRRTSWSLVALFTAGYLATYLLPTVVSRLDAGLHLRPAAAGLIGSALLLGSASAGFLLAGRVDRLGPAAVARAGLLLAAVGYGTAALWPHLATVVAGVMVGGFGSGTATTVAAARIAGEDDPHRTSTAGLFGVSALAGLLYLTIPRFGGGHALPFAALAVTALLTLPAAGRLRAADGAAAEARASEPGPLPFRRAGLVLAGGMLLWSMAQNSLWGVSGRIGLDQAGMSEVAVGAVFAAALGAGLLGVVGAGALGSRLGRAVPTAAGTALIGCCIVVTACATTPVVFASGQITWNTLYPVVLSYLIGLAASLDPRGRWAALVGSASALGTACGPVVGSVLSSLAGYRGMGLLLCAGLMLLVVPLTGVTLHTAGRPLLPGAIRRRGGLAGAFVAGATGAPAPSVPQVGAPEQEVVEIAVPVPRLGQRAYGPAGPHGARGGTSSAGG from the coding sequence GTGTCCTCCCGCCGCACCTCCTGGTCGCTCGTAGCCCTGTTCACGGCCGGCTATCTCGCCACCTATCTCCTGCCCACGGTCGTCAGCCGCCTCGACGCAGGGCTGCATCTGCGGCCCGCCGCGGCCGGGTTGATCGGCAGCGCGCTGCTCCTGGGCTCGGCCTCCGCCGGGTTCCTGCTGGCCGGACGCGTCGACCGGCTGGGCCCGGCGGCGGTCGCCCGGGCCGGACTCCTGCTCGCCGCCGTCGGCTACGGGACCGCCGCGCTCTGGCCTCATCTCGCGACGGTCGTGGCGGGCGTGATGGTCGGCGGGTTCGGTTCGGGGACGGCGACGACCGTGGCGGCGGCGAGGATCGCGGGCGAGGACGACCCGCACCGTACGTCGACGGCGGGCCTGTTCGGTGTCTCCGCGCTCGCGGGGCTCCTGTATCTGACGATCCCTCGGTTCGGGGGCGGGCACGCGCTGCCGTTCGCCGCCCTGGCCGTCACCGCGCTGCTCACACTGCCCGCCGCAGGCCGTCTGCGCGCGGCGGACGGCGCCGCCGCCGAGGCGCGCGCGTCGGAGCCCGGTCCGCTCCCGTTCCGGCGTGCGGGCCTGGTCCTCGCCGGGGGAATGCTCCTCTGGTCGATGGCGCAGAACTCGCTGTGGGGTGTGAGCGGCCGGATCGGCCTGGACCAGGCGGGCATGAGCGAGGTCGCCGTCGGCGCGGTCTTCGCCGCGGCTCTCGGCGCCGGACTGCTCGGTGTCGTGGGCGCCGGAGCCCTCGGTTCCCGGCTCGGACGGGCGGTGCCGACCGCGGCGGGCACGGCACTGATCGGCTGCTGCATAGTGGTCACCGCCTGCGCCACCACGCCCGTCGTCTTCGCCTCCGGGCAGATCACGTGGAACACCCTGTACCCGGTGGTGCTGTCCTATCTGATCGGTCTCGCCGCCTCCCTCGACCCGCGCGGGCGCTGGGCCGCTCTGGTCGGCTCGGCCTCGGCGCTGGGCACCGCGTGCGGCCCCGTCGTGGGCAGCGTCCTGTCCTCGCTCGCCGGTTACCGGGGCATGGGGCTGCTGCTGTGCGCCGGGCTCATGCTGCTCGTGGTGCCGCTGACCGGTGTCACCCTGCACACCGCGGGACGGCCCCTGCTGCCGGGCGCGATCCGCCGCCGCGGCGGTCTGGCCGGCGCCTTCGTGGCCGGAGCCACCGGCGCGCCCGCCCCCTCGGTCCCGCAAGTGGGCGCCCCCGAACAGGAGGTCGTGGAGATCGCGGTACCGGTCCCTCGCCTGGGCCAGCGGGCCTACGGCCCCGCCGGACCGCACGGAGCGCGCGGCGGCACCTCGTCCGCCGGAGGCTGA
- a CDS encoding ribonuclease Z, whose product MSVRELVVLGTASQVPTRHRNHNGYVLLWDGEGILFDPGEGTQRQMVRASLAAHDLHRLCVTHFHGDHSLGLAGVIQRINLDRVPHPVTAHYPKSGQRFFDRLRYATAYRETVALTEAPVAADGQLAATDSYSLHAYRLSHPVESYGYLLVEPDGRRMLPEALAERGIRGPDVGLLQREGELRGVRLDEVSEPRRGQRFAFVMDTRMCPAVQVLAEGCDMLVIESTFLDEDTELAEEYGHLTAGQAGRTAHEAGVRHLVLTHFSQRYTDPALFARQAREAGFEGELTVAADLMRVPLPKRR is encoded by the coding sequence TTGTCCGTACGTGAATTGGTGGTCCTCGGCACCGCGTCCCAGGTCCCGACGCGGCACCGCAACCACAACGGCTACGTCCTCCTCTGGGACGGTGAGGGCATCCTCTTCGACCCGGGGGAGGGCACCCAGCGCCAGATGGTGCGGGCCTCGCTGGCCGCGCACGACCTGCACCGGCTGTGCGTGACGCACTTCCACGGCGACCACTCGCTCGGGCTCGCCGGGGTGATCCAGCGCATCAACCTGGACCGGGTCCCGCACCCGGTCACCGCGCACTACCCGAAGAGCGGTCAGCGCTTCTTCGACCGGCTCCGGTACGCGACCGCCTACCGCGAGACCGTCGCCCTCACCGAGGCCCCGGTCGCCGCCGACGGCCAACTCGCCGCCACCGACTCGTACTCCCTCCACGCGTACCGGCTTTCGCACCCGGTCGAGTCCTACGGCTACCTCCTGGTGGAGCCCGACGGGCGCCGCATGCTGCCGGAGGCGCTGGCCGAGCGCGGGATCCGGGGCCCCGATGTGGGGCTGCTCCAGCGCGAGGGCGAACTGCGGGGCGTACGCCTGGACGAGGTGAGCGAGCCGCGGCGCGGGCAGCGCTTCGCCTTTGTGATGGACACCCGGATGTGCCCTGCCGTGCAGGTCCTGGCCGAGGGCTGCGACATGCTCGTCATCGAGTCGACCTTCCTCGACGAGGACACCGAACTCGCCGAGGAGTACGGCCACTTGACCGCAGGTCAGGCGGGGCGCACGGCACACGAGGCGGGCGTACGGCATCTGGTGCTGACCCACTTCAGCCAGCGGTACACCGACCCCGCGTTGTTCGCCCGGCAGGCGCGGGAGGCCGGGTTCGAGGGTGAACTCACGGTGGCGGCCGACCTGATGCGGGTGCCGTTGCCGAAGCGGCGCTGA
- a CDS encoding histidine triad nucleotide-binding protein: MPGEPQADCLFCKIVAGEVPATVVRETGTTVAFRDINPQAPTHVLVIPKVHYPDAASLAAAEPQVAADILAEAAKVAEHDQVDATGYRIVFNTGAGAGQTVFHTHAHVLGGRGLQWPPG; this comes from the coding sequence ATGCCGGGCGAACCGCAGGCCGACTGCCTGTTCTGCAAGATCGTCGCGGGCGAGGTCCCGGCGACGGTCGTACGGGAGACCGGGACCACGGTCGCCTTCCGCGACATCAACCCGCAGGCGCCGACCCACGTCCTCGTCATCCCCAAGGTCCACTACCCCGACGCCGCCTCGCTGGCCGCCGCCGAGCCGCAGGTCGCCGCCGACATACTGGCCGAGGCGGCGAAGGTGGCCGAGCACGACCAGGTCGACGCCACCGGCTACCGCATCGTCTTCAACACCGGCGCGGGCGCGGGCCAGACCGTCTTCCACACCCACGCGCACGTACTCGGCGGCCGCGGTCTGCAGTGGCCGCCCGGCTGA